Proteins encoded in a region of the Streptomyces akebiae genome:
- a CDS encoding NADH-quinone oxidoreductase subunit G, with the protein MTVTTSAPSGGGEAAVPPEDLVSLTIDGVDISVPKGTLVIRAAEQLGIEIPRFCDHPLLDPAGACRQCIVEVEGQRKPMASCTITCTDGMVVKTHLTSPVAEKAQKGVMELLLINHPLDCPVCDKGGECPLQNQAMSHGHSESRFEGRKRTYEKPVAISTQVLLDRERCVLCARCTRFSNQVAGDPMIELIERGALQQVGTGEGDPFESYFSGNTIQICPVGALTSAAYRFRSRPFDLVSSPSVCEHCSGGCATRTDHRRGKVMRRLAADDPEVNEEWICDKGRFAFRYAQRPDRLTTPLVRNAQGVLEPASWPEALEVAARGLLAARGRAAVLTGGRLTVEDAYAYSKFARVALDTNDIDFRARVHSGEEADFLAARVAGRGRDLDGTGVTYTSLEKAPAVLLVGFEAEEEAPGVFLRLRKAWRKHKQRVFSLATHATRGLEKAGGTLLPAAPGTETEWLDALASGFGLDDDGTKASEALRIEGAVIVVGERLAAVAGGLTAAVRAASLTGAKLVWIPRRAGERAAVEAGALPSVLPGGRPATDPRARAEVAAAWGVGELPARYGRDTGQIVEAAATGELGALVVAGVEVGDLPDPARAREALSAVGFLVSLELRPSEVTDRADVVLPVAAVAEKAGTFVNWEGRVRMFEAALKPDQMTRPVAPTDGRVLQMLADAMDVHLGLPDLRTTRAELDRLGAWDGARANEPVEVATGAPRAAAGEAVLAGHRLLLDQGRLQDGDEALAGTRHAAHARVSAATAAEVGVKNGDALAVSGPAGVVELPLLISEMPDRVVWLPLNSTGSGVASDTGALPGALVRIGPATLAAEVPEEVEA; encoded by the coding sequence ATGACCGTGACCACCAGCGCTCCCTCCGGGGGCGGGGAGGCGGCGGTCCCGCCGGAAGATCTCGTCTCGCTGACCATCGACGGCGTCGACATCAGCGTGCCCAAGGGCACCCTGGTCATCCGGGCCGCCGAACAGCTCGGCATCGAGATCCCCCGCTTCTGCGACCACCCCCTCCTCGACCCCGCCGGCGCGTGCCGCCAGTGCATCGTCGAGGTCGAGGGCCAGCGCAAGCCCATGGCGTCCTGCACGATCACCTGCACGGACGGGATGGTCGTCAAGACCCACCTCACCTCCCCCGTCGCGGAGAAGGCCCAGAAGGGTGTGATGGAGCTCCTGCTCATCAACCACCCGCTGGACTGCCCCGTCTGCGACAAGGGCGGCGAGTGCCCGCTGCAGAACCAGGCCATGTCGCACGGCCACTCCGAGTCCCGCTTCGAGGGCAGGAAGCGGACGTACGAGAAGCCCGTGGCGATCTCCACGCAGGTGCTGCTCGACCGCGAGCGGTGCGTGCTGTGCGCCCGCTGCACCCGGTTCTCCAACCAGGTCGCCGGCGACCCGATGATCGAACTGATCGAGCGGGGCGCCCTGCAGCAGGTCGGCACCGGCGAGGGCGACCCCTTCGAGTCGTACTTCTCCGGCAACACCATCCAGATCTGCCCCGTCGGCGCGCTGACCTCGGCGGCGTACCGATTCCGCTCCCGCCCCTTCGACCTGGTCTCCTCGCCGTCCGTCTGCGAGCACTGCTCCGGCGGCTGCGCCACCCGCACCGACCACCGGCGCGGCAAGGTCATGCGACGCCTCGCGGCCGACGACCCCGAGGTCAACGAGGAGTGGATCTGCGACAAGGGCCGCTTCGCGTTCCGCTACGCGCAGCGCCCGGACCGGCTGACCACCCCGCTCGTCCGCAACGCCCAGGGGGTCCTGGAGCCCGCTTCCTGGCCGGAGGCCCTGGAGGTCGCCGCCCGGGGGCTCCTCGCGGCGCGCGGCCGGGCCGCCGTCCTGACCGGCGGCCGGCTCACCGTCGAGGACGCCTACGCGTACAGCAAGTTCGCGCGCGTGGCCCTCGACACCAACGACATCGACTTCCGCGCGCGCGTGCACAGCGGCGAGGAGGCCGACTTCCTGGCCGCCCGCGTCGCCGGACGCGGCCGCGACCTCGACGGTACGGGCGTCACCTACACCTCCCTGGAGAAGGCCCCCGCCGTCCTGCTGGTCGGGTTCGAGGCCGAGGAGGAGGCGCCCGGCGTCTTCCTGAGGCTGCGCAAGGCCTGGCGCAAGCACAAGCAGCGGGTGTTCTCGCTGGCGACGCACGCCACCCGGGGCCTGGAGAAGGCCGGCGGCACCCTGCTGCCCGCCGCGCCCGGCACCGAGACCGAGTGGCTGGACGCCCTCGCGAGCGGCTTCGGCCTCGACGACGACGGCACCAAGGCCTCCGAGGCGCTGCGCATCGAGGGCGCCGTGATCGTCGTGGGCGAGCGCCTCGCCGCTGTCGCGGGCGGGCTCACCGCCGCCGTCCGGGCCGCGTCGCTGACCGGCGCGAAGCTGGTGTGGATCCCGCGCAGGGCCGGGGAGCGCGCCGCCGTCGAGGCGGGCGCGCTGCCGTCCGTGCTGCCGGGCGGGCGCCCGGCCACCGACCCGCGCGCACGCGCGGAGGTCGCCGCCGCCTGGGGCGTCGGCGAACTCCCCGCGCGCTACGGCCGGGACACCGGGCAGATCGTCGAGGCCGCCGCCACCGGAGAGCTCGGGGCCCTGGTGGTGGCGGGAGTGGAAGTCGGCGATCTGCCCGACCCGGCACGCGCGCGTGAGGCACTGTCCGCGGTGGGCTTCCTGGTGTCGCTGGAACTGCGGCCCAGCGAGGTCACCGACCGGGCCGACGTCGTCCTCCCGGTCGCCGCCGTCGCCGAGAAGGCGGGCACCTTCGTCAACTGGGAAGGCCGCGTGCGGATGTTCGAGGCCGCGCTGAAGCCCGACCAGATGACCCGCCCGGTGGCGCCCACCGACGGCCGCGTCCTGCAGATGCTGGCCGACGCCATGGACGTCCACCTGGGGCTGCCGGACCTGCGCACCACGCGCGCGGAGCTGGACCGCCTCGGGGCGTGGGACGGGGCGAGGGCCAACGAGCCGGTGGAGGTCGCGACCGGAGCGCCGCGCGCGGCCGCCGGGGAGGCCGTCCTCGCCGGACACCGGCTGCTGCTCGACCAGGGCCGTCTCCAGGACGGCGACGAGGCGCTCGCCGGGACCCGGCACGCCGCCCACGCGCGCGTGTCCGCCGCCACGGCCGCCGAGGTCGGCGTCAAGAACGGCGACGCCCTCGCGGTCAGCGGCCCCGCCGGGGTCGTCGAACTGCCGTTGCTGATCAGCGAGATGCCCGACCGCGTCGTCTGGCTGCCGCTGAACTCCACCGGTTCGGGCGTCGCCTCCGACACCGGGGCGCTGCCCGGCGCACTCGTCCGTATCGGCCCCGCGACGCTCGCCGCCGAGGTCCCCGAGGAGGTGGAGGCATGA
- the nuoF gene encoding NADH-quinone oxidoreductase subunit NuoF encodes MTLAPEIKGSSPEKLLAPVLSAFWDEDRPWSLDVYRRHDGYEGLRKALAMSPDDVIAYVKESGLRGRGGAGFPTGMKWQFIPQGDGKPHYLVVNADESEPGTCKDIPLLFANPHSLIEGMIIACYAIRSSHAFIYLRGEVVPVLRRLHEAVREAYEGGFLGENILGSGLDLDITVHAGAGAYICGEETALLDSLEGRRGQPRLRPPFPAVEGLYACPTVVNNVESIASVPAILHRGKEWFRSMGSEKSPGFTLYSLSGHVASPGQYEAPLGITLRQLLEMSGGMRPGHRLKFWTPGGSSTPMFTDEHLDVPLDYEGVGAAGSMLGTKALQCFDETTCVVRAVTRWTEFYAHESCGKCTPCREGTYWLVQLLRDIEAGKGVMSDLDKLNDIADNINGKSFCALGDGAASPIFSSLKYFRAEYEDHITGRGCPFDPAKSTAWADKDKHAEVNA; translated from the coding sequence ATGACGTTGGCACCCGAGATCAAGGGCAGCAGCCCGGAGAAGCTGCTCGCACCCGTGCTGTCGGCCTTCTGGGACGAGGACAGGCCGTGGTCGCTCGACGTCTACCGCAGGCACGACGGGTACGAGGGACTGCGCAAGGCGCTGGCCATGTCACCGGACGACGTCATCGCGTACGTCAAGGAGTCGGGTCTGCGCGGCCGTGGCGGCGCGGGATTCCCGACCGGAATGAAATGGCAGTTCATTCCCCAGGGCGATGGAAAACCGCACTATCTGGTTGTCAACGCCGACGAGTCGGAGCCCGGAACGTGCAAGGACATTCCGCTCCTCTTCGCGAACCCGCACAGCCTCATCGAGGGCATGATCATCGCGTGCTACGCCATTCGGTCCTCGCATGCCTTCATCTACCTGCGTGGTGAGGTCGTCCCCGTCCTGCGGCGGTTGCACGAGGCCGTCCGCGAGGCCTACGAGGGGGGCTTCCTCGGCGAGAACATCCTGGGCAGCGGACTCGACCTCGACATCACCGTGCACGCCGGCGCCGGCGCGTACATCTGTGGTGAGGAGACCGCACTGCTCGACTCGCTCGAAGGCCGCCGGGGTCAACCCCGGCTGCGTCCCCCCTTCCCCGCCGTGGAAGGCCTCTACGCCTGTCCCACTGTGGTGAACAACGTCGAGTCGATCGCCTCGGTTCCCGCCATCCTGCACAGGGGCAAGGAATGGTTCAGGTCGATGGGAAGCGAGAAGTCCCCCGGCTTCACGCTCTACTCCCTCAGCGGCCATGTCGCCTCCCCCGGCCAGTACGAGGCCCCGCTCGGCATCACCCTCCGCCAACTGCTGGAGATGAGCGGCGGCATGCGGCCCGGCCATCGCCTCAAGTTCTGGACGCCGGGCGGCTCCTCGACCCCGATGTTCACCGACGAGCACCTCGACGTCCCCCTCGACTACGAAGGAGTGGGCGCCGCCGGTTCCATGCTCGGCACGAAAGCACTCCAGTGCTTCGACGAGACGACCTGCGTCGTCCGGGCCGTCACCCGCTGGACCGAGTTCTACGCCCACGAGTCCTGCGGCAAGTGCACCCCCTGCCGCGAAGGCACCTACTGGCTGGTCCAGTTGCTGCGCGACATCGAGGCCGGCAAGGGCGTCATGAGCGACCTCGACAAGCTGAACGACATCGCCGACAACATCAACGGCAAGTCCTTCTGCGCCCTCGGCGACGGCGCCGCCTCGCCGATCTTCTCCTCCCTCAAGTACTTCCGCGCGGAGTACGAGGACCACATCACGGGCCGGGGCTGCCCGTTCGACCCGGCCAAATCGACCGCCTGGGCCGACAAGGACAAGCACGCGGAGGTGAACGCATGA
- the nuoE gene encoding NADH-quinone oxidoreductase subunit NuoE, with protein sequence MPQLPAPDYPDDVRARLERDAAQVVARYPDSRSALLPLLHLVQSEEGHVTRTGMRFCAEVLGLTTAEVTAVATFYSMYRRKPSGDYQVGVCTNTLCAVMGGDAIFEALQDHLGVGNGETTGDGKVTLEHIECNAACDFAPVVMVNWEFFDNQTVDSAKRLVDDLREGTEVRPTRGAPLCTFKDTARILAGFPDERPGAVEASGGAGPASLVGLRLARGEAGPARVVHPRDGGPHDEPQDKVHEPSPGEHLSSHDAPQETSASDPAHPAGPAAEEGE encoded by the coding sequence ATGCCGCAACTGCCCGCGCCCGACTACCCGGACGACGTTCGAGCCCGGCTGGAGCGGGACGCGGCCCAGGTCGTCGCCCGCTACCCGGACTCCCGGTCCGCCCTGCTGCCGTTGCTGCATCTCGTGCAGTCGGAGGAGGGCCATGTCACCCGCACCGGCATGCGGTTCTGCGCCGAGGTGCTCGGCCTGACCACGGCCGAGGTCACCGCGGTCGCCACCTTCTACTCCATGTACCGGCGCAAGCCGAGCGGTGACTACCAGGTGGGCGTCTGCACCAACACCCTGTGCGCGGTGATGGGCGGCGACGCGATCTTCGAGGCGCTGCAGGACCACCTCGGCGTCGGCAACGGCGAGACCACCGGCGACGGCAAGGTCACGCTGGAGCACATCGAGTGCAACGCGGCCTGCGACTTCGCGCCGGTCGTGATGGTCAACTGGGAGTTCTTCGACAACCAGACCGTCGACAGCGCCAAGCGACTCGTCGACGACCTGCGCGAGGGAACCGAGGTCCGGCCCACGCGCGGGGCGCCGCTGTGCACCTTCAAGGACACCGCGCGGATCCTCGCCGGCTTCCCCGACGAGCGGCCCGGCGCCGTCGAGGCGAGCGGCGGCGCGGGACCCGCCTCGCTGGTCGGCCTCCGCCTGGCCAGGGGAGAGGCCGGACCCGCGCGCGTGGTCCATCCACGGGACGGCGGCCCGCACGACGAGCCGCAGGACAAGGTGCACGAGCCGTCACCCGGTGAGCACCTCAGCTCGCACGACGCGCCGCAGGAGACATCGGCCTCCGACCCCGCCCACCCGGCCGGGCCCGCCGCCGAGGAGGGGGAGTGA